From the Quercus lobata isolate SW786 chromosome 6, ValleyOak3.0 Primary Assembly, whole genome shotgun sequence genome, one window contains:
- the LOC115993865 gene encoding polyubiquitin-like — protein sequence MQKKDRDLFISLGFSDSLHAGTSQLEVFKVLYTLSMAPPSSHRHSSHSLQLNPHDEEIDIYLKLIKTVAVKVKKSETIKNLKTMFWEKEGVPEISQELFFAGDQLKDDKTLLDCGIPRNSTLHLFIQDSFVMKIYVKIPSNQKTIVVEAKKQYTVQNIKSMIQALEGIQPDQYSLFHAGKLLEDNRTLASLNLQNVSTLNLIFNPKDVLLIYVKAPSEETFELDVKLLHKVCDVKAILGNLLSSPVEDWDLSYAQNRLEDWNTLAHYGIEEKSILGLLPAKIQIFVKPHSGSSIVLEVQRSDIIGDVKKKIFDKLGTPVNAQRLVFAGKRLLDDRNLASYNIQKNSTILMVKL from the exons ATGCAGAAGAAAGATAGGGACCTTTTTATCTCTCTTGGCTTCAGCGACTCTTTGCATGCCGGCACTTCTCAGTTAGAAGTGTTTAAGGTTTTATATACGCTCTCAATGGCACCACCGAGTAGTCACCGGCACTCATCACACAGTCTCCAGTTAAACCCGCACGatgaagag ATTGATATATACTTGAAGCTCATTAAAACAGTAGCTGTGAAGGTAAAAAAATCAGAGACAATTAAAAATCTAAAGACAATGTTTTGGGAGAAGGAAGGTGTTCCAGAAATCTCTCAGGAGCTCTTTTTTGCTGGTGATCAGCTCAAGGATGACAAGACACTACTGGATTGTGGCATTCCAAGGAACTCTACTCTCCATCTTTTTATTCAAGATTCATTTGTGATGAAAATCTATGTCAAAATACCATCAAACCAGAAAACCATTGTGGTTGAAGCGAAGAAACAATATACAGTTCAGAACATTAAGTCCATGATACAGGCTCTGGAGGGGATACAGCCAGATCAGTACAGTCTGTTCCATGCTGGAAAACTCCTTGAAGATAACCGGACTCTTGCCTCGCTCAACTTACAGAATGTGTCAActcttaatttgatttttaatccAAAAGATGTTTTGTTAATTTATGTGAAAGCACCAAGTGAGGAGACATTTGAACTTGATGTTAAGTTGTTGCACAAAGTTTGTGATGTGAAAGCAATACTTGGGAACTTGCTGAGTTCCCCTGTTGAAGATTGGGATCTAAGTTATGCTCAAAATCGACTTGAGGACTGGAACACTTTGGCCCATTATGGAATTGAGGAAAAATCAATCCTAGGGTTGTTGCCTGCTAAAATTCAGATATTTGTCAAGCCACATTCTGGGAGCAGTATAGTTCTTGAAGTGCAGAGGTCGGATATTATTGgtgatgtaaaaaaaaagatttttgacaAGTTGGGTACACCAGTTAATGCTCAGAGGCTTGTGTTTGCTGGAAAAAGGCTCCTGGATGATCGGAATTTGGCTAGTTACAACATCCAAAAGAACTCCACTATCCTAATGGTGAAGCTATAA